One Mycolicibacter sp. MU0083 DNA window includes the following coding sequences:
- a CDS encoding SDR family oxidoreductase produces the protein MTKTVVVTGASAGVGRAVAQLYGGRGAKVALLARGEAGLRGAARDVEEAGGTALAIPTDVADYDAVAAAADRVEAELGPIDTWVNVAFASVFAPFTEIRPAEFKRVTEVCYLGFVYGTMVSLARMKPRGHGTVVQVGSALGERSIPLQSAYCGAKHAINGFTEAVRCELLHDNSEVNITIVQLPAVSTPQFSWVLSRLPRHPRPVPPIYQPQLVARAVLRAADHPRHKQYWVGDSTVATLLAQRLAAPLLDRYLARTGYDSQQTGEPVGADRPHNLWRPLDQQTGSDRGASGAFEDSTHAHSPQIWAARHSGAVLGTAGALGLAGAAALVARLRS, from the coding sequence ATGACAAAAACAGTCGTTGTCACCGGGGCCAGTGCCGGAGTCGGCCGAGCCGTCGCACAGCTCTACGGCGGACGCGGCGCAAAGGTGGCGCTGCTCGCTCGCGGCGAAGCGGGGCTGCGCGGCGCGGCCCGCGATGTCGAAGAGGCTGGGGGCACTGCACTGGCCATTCCCACCGATGTCGCCGACTACGACGCCGTCGCCGCTGCGGCTGACCGTGTCGAAGCCGAGCTCGGCCCGATCGACACCTGGGTCAATGTCGCCTTTGCCTCGGTGTTCGCGCCGTTCACCGAGATCAGACCTGCGGAGTTCAAGCGGGTCACCGAGGTCTGCTACCTCGGCTTCGTCTACGGCACCATGGTGAGCTTGGCAAGGATGAAGCCCCGCGGCCACGGGACCGTGGTGCAGGTCGGCTCGGCGTTGGGAGAGCGATCGATCCCGCTGCAATCGGCGTATTGCGGCGCGAAACACGCCATCAACGGTTTCACCGAAGCGGTCCGCTGCGAGCTGCTCCACGACAACTCCGAGGTGAACATCACGATCGTTCAGCTGCCGGCGGTCAGTACGCCGCAGTTCTCCTGGGTGTTGTCGCGGCTGCCCCGCCACCCGCGGCCGGTGCCACCGATCTACCAGCCGCAGTTGGTCGCCCGCGCCGTGCTGCGTGCCGCCGACCATCCTCGGCACAAACAGTACTGGGTGGGGGACAGCACGGTCGCGACGCTGCTCGCCCAGCGACTCGCCGCGCCGTTGCTGGACCGCTACCTGGCGCGTACCGGCTACGACTCGCAGCAGACCGGCGAACCTGTGGGTGCCGACCGACCGCACAACCTTTGGCGGCCCCTCGATCAGCAGACCGGCAGCGACCGCGGTGCGAGCGGTGCATTCGAGGACTCCACGCACGCACACAGCCCGCAGATCTGGGCGGCCCGGCATTCCGGAGCGGTCCTAGGGACAGCCGGCGCCCTCGGACTGGCCGGTGCCGCCGCGCTGGTCGCGCGACTCCGCAGCTGA